GCGAAGAAGAAGATGGAGCCGCCGTAAAAGACGTTTCGCGCTCCTGTTTTGGTCAGGCGTTCTGCCATGCCAATGGTCCTTTCCATCCGGAAGACCGCTTATGCGGACTGGCTTGATTGAACCCTCGCGCCGGGATTTGCCGGCAGGCTTTGGGTCTCGCCCCTTTCTAGCCGCTGGCCGCCGGCGTTCTTTGCCATTTGGCAAACAACGGCAGAGGTGCCGCCGCCGGCCTTTTCAAAGCGACAAAATGCCCTGCAGGAACGCCCGCAAAAGCGCGGCCGCGGCGAAGATGGCGGGCCATGCCAGAAGTGCCGTGCGCAGCAGGCCGCGCTCTTCGCGAAAGCCGAGAAAATCGTCGATGACACGCCTGGATTTCATGAGGGCGAAAAGCAGCATCAGGCAGGCGGCGGCAACCGGCGGCAGCAGCGCCGCCTTCCACGATGTGACGACGGCGGTGCCGGCGAGAACGAGAATGGCGAGCACTGCGAAACTTCTTGCAAGCTGGTGGGAGGTGCGGTGGATCATGACTGTCAAACCAGATAGATGATGGGAAAAATGACGATCCAGACCAGATCGATGACGTGCCACAACGTCGTCACCAGCGTGACGTTCTCGTTTTTCGGGAAGACTGCGACGAGAAACAGCAGCACGGCCACGAAGACGACATGCAGCAGGTGGAAGCCGGTGAGCAGGAAATAAAGCTCGAAGAACGCGCCATAGGCGGGATCGGAGGCGAAGGCGATTTCGGTGGAATATTCATGGAGCTTCACACCGACGAAAGCGAAACCAAGCAGTCCGGCAAGAGCAAGCGCCCGCCTTTTGCCCTTCAGCGTGGTGTGGCGGCTGGCCGCCACGGCCGCCTGCCAGCCGCTTGCCAGCAAAATCAGCGTGTTGAGACCGGCGAGCTGCGGCTGCAGATGCTGGCGCGCGGCGGCAAATGCCTCGGGATTGAGCGCGAAGGCGATGATGAAGGCGCCGGTCAGCGCGCCGAAGGCGGCAAGCTCGCTCCAGACCAGAATCCAAAGGAGCAGGTTTCCGCTTTCCTCTTCCGTATTTATCGCCATGGCCTTGTCCGTAATTGTAAAACAGCAAGCCACGCTTAGGCGTCCTCAAACCCTGCTTCTTTGCGGTCGGTCAAAGAAGGGAGCGCGCAAAGTCCTATTGTCATGACAAAGCGCAACTCTGGAAAATGGAGCTTCCCATGAACGACGCGCAGGTCGGGCTGATTGTCGCAACCCCTATTATCATTGGCTTTGCGGTGCTGTTGTACCGTATGGGAGTGC
This is a stretch of genomic DNA from Agrobacterium fabrum str. C58. It encodes these proteins:
- a CDS encoding cytochrome c oxidase subunit 3 family protein; the protein is MAINTEEESGNLLLWILVWSELAAFGALTGAFIIAFALNPEAFAAARQHLQPQLAGLNTLILLASGWQAAVAASRHTTLKGKRRALALAGLLGFAFVGVKLHEYSTEIAFASDPAYGAFFELYFLLTGFHLLHVVFVAVLLFLVAVFPKNENVTLVTTLWHVIDLVWIVIFPIIYLV